GATGCGCCGCGCGATCTTCCGGGCCTTCGCGAGCGCCTTGCCGTCCTTCACGACGTGGCCGACGAGCCCGTAGGCGAGCGCCTGGTCGGCCGTGATGGGGTCGCCGCCGACGAGCATCTCGACCGCGACGGTGTACGGGATCTGGCGCGGCAGGCGCACGGTCGAGCCGGCCATCGGGAACAGGCCGCGCTGCACCTCGGTCACGCCGAACGTCGCGCTCTTGCCGGCGACGCGGATGTCGGTGCCCTGCAGGATCTCGGTGCCGCCGGCGAGCGCATAGCCTTCGACCGCGCAGATCACCGGCTTCGTCGGACGATAGGTCTTGAGCCACCCGTGCATCGTGATCTCGGGCTCGTCCTTCATGCGCTGCTCGAACTCGTCGGCCGGCGGCGCACCCGACGACAGCCGCGCGATGACACCGAGGTCCATGCCCGCGCAGAAGTCCTTGCCGGTGCCGGTGAGGATCGCGCAGCGGAGGTCGTCGTCGGCGTCGAGCCGGCGCCAGGCGTCGGTGAGGCCGCACAGCACCTCGGCGTTGACGGCGTTCTTCTTCTCGGGGCGGTTGATCGTGACGACGAGGACGCCGTCCTCGACCTCGGTGAGCAGCGCGGGCATGGGGAGCCTCCGGTGGATGGGGCGCGTGCCGCCGAGCGGCCGAGCCGCCGGCGGGCGCGCACCGGCGCGTGGCGTTCGCGCGGACGCCGCATGCTACTCCGGCGCCCGCGCGCCGGTCGAGGCGTGCGGTGCCTGCCTATACTCGCGCGCATGCGCCGCACCCACGTCCTCGCCGTCGCGGCGCTCGTCGCCGCATGCGGCGCGGCGGCCTGGGCGGCCGACCCGGTCGCCTACGACGACGCCTACATCTCGTACCGGTACGCGGACAACGCCGTGCGCGGTCTCGGCGTCGTGTTCAACCCCGGCGAGCGCGTCGAGGGCTACTCGAACCCGCTGTGGGTCGCGCTGTCGGCCGCTGCGATCGCGGCCGGCGCCGACCCGTTCGTCGCGACGCGCGCGGTCGGCGTCGCGAGCTACGTCGCGTGCGTGTTCGCGATCGCGGCCGCCGCGCTGCTCGCGGCCGCGCCGCTCGGCGCGCGCGCCGTCGCGGTCGTTCCCGCGCTCGCGTGCCTCGTCGCGCCGTACGGGCTCGCGGCGTCCGCGGGCAGCGGGCTCGAGACCTTCTTCGTCGCCGCGGGGCTCGTCGGGCTCGGCGTCGCGCTGCTCGCGAGCGACGGCGCGCACGCGCGCGGCGCGCGCACCGCGCTGCTCGCGCTCCCGCCGCTCCTCGTCTGGACGCGGCTCGACGCCGCGCTCGGCGTTGCGGCGGCCGCCGGCGCGCTCGCGCTCGTCGGGCCGCCGCGCGCGGACGCCGCCGCCGCGGCGCGCGACGCCGACCCCGCCGCGGCGCGCGACGCCGACCCGCGCGGCGCTTCCGCGTCGAGCGCCCCGCGCGCCGCGGGCCGCGCGCTCGCCCTGCGCATCGCGCTCGTCGCCGGAGCCGCGCTCGCGCTGCTCTTCGCCGCGCGCTTCGCCTACTACGGCGCGTGGCTCCCGAACTCGTACTACGCGAAGGGCGCCGACGAGTGGCATCTCGCGGCCGGTCTCGCGTGGCTCCGCGCCTTCGTGCAGAGCGCCGGGCAGGTCGCGCCGCTCGCCGGCCTCGCCGTCTACGGCGCGCTGCGGGGCGCGACGACGGGCGAGCGCCGCGCGTGCGCCTACGCCGGCGCGACCGCCGCCGCGTACGCGCTCTACGTCGCGAAGGTGGGCGGCGACTTCATGCACTTCCGGTTCGCGTGGGCGCCGTATCTCGCGCTCGCGCTCGGCGGGCTCACCGGGCTCGCGGCGCTCGCGCGCCGCAGCGCCGGCGCGGCCGCGGGCGTCGGGCTCGGCGTCGGGCTGCTGGCATTCTCGCCGCCCGTGCACGAGCACGCGTACGCCATGCAGACGCTCCCGGAGATGGACGCGTACACGGAGCTCGGCCGCGAGGTCGGGCCCGCGCTCGCGCGCTGGCTGCCGCCCGACACCGTCGTCGCGACGACGCTCGCAGGCACCATCGCCTACACCTCGCGCCTCGCCGTCGTCGACCAGTGGGGGCTCAACGATCGCGAGGTCGCGCGCGGCGAGCCGCTCGCGACGTTCCAGCGCGGCCACTACAAGCCGGCGACGACGGCCTACCTCGAACGCCGCGGCGTCGAGCTCGCGCTCGGCCACCCCGAGGTCGCGCCGTGCGACGCGCCGCGCAGCGAGCCGTACGCGGTGGCGCTGCTGCGGCTCGACGAGGGCCCGCCGCGCGCGGGCGCGCGCTGCCTCGTCGCGGGCGTCGTCGCGCCGCGCCCGTCGCTCGTCGCGTGGATGTGCGCGCGGCCCGACCGCTTCGCGCTGCGCGGGCTCGCCTGCCCGCGCGATCAGAGGTAGCCGAGCGCCTCGAGCCGGCGTCGCTCCTCGTCGCCGAGCGGCGCGGGCGGCGCCTCGCCCGCCACGGGGCGTCGCGCCGCGACCCAGCGCGCGAGGCCCGCCTCGAGCCGGTCGCGCAGCGCGTCGTCGTCGAGGCGGAGCGTCGTCGCGCCCGCGCCGTCGCGCGCCCACAGCTCGGGCGCGCGGCGCGTCCACGCGAAGAGCGCCGCGCCGCGCGTTCGATAGGCGCGCCGGTCGCCCGCGAAGCGCGGCCCGAAGTGCGCGACGAAGGCCGGGTACTCGAAGTGCTCGGCGACGATGGGTCGCGCGGTGGCGCGCACCGCGTCGCCCGCGAACGAGAGGCCTTCGACCTGCGCCGGGATCGGCAGGCCGAGCTCGTTCGCGAGCGTCGGCAGCACGTCGACGAGCTGCACGTCGCCCTCGATCGGTGCGCGTTGCGCGCCGCGCGGCGCGCGCACGAGCAGCGGCACGCGCACCACCTCGTCCCACAGCTCGGAGCTGTGCCCGAGCAGGCGGTGCTCGCCCAGCATCTCGCCGTGGTCGGCCGTCACGACGACCCATGCGTCGTCGAAGACGCCGCGCGCGCGGAGCGCGTCGAAGAGGGCGCCGAGTGCGGCGTCGAGGTCGCGGACCTCGCCGCGATAGGCGGCCTCGAGGTGGCGGCGCTCGTCGTCGCGCAGCTCGCGCTCGCCGCGCATCAGCGCGAGCCCCCCCGGCCCGTCGGGGTCGACGCCGCCGAAGCCGTCCGTCGCGTCGAGCCAGCGCGCATCGAGCGCGTCGCCGAGCGCGGCGCGCGTCGCGGCCTGCGGCACGTAGGGCGCGTGCGCATCCATGTAGTTCGCGAACAGGAAGAGCGGCCGCGCGTCGCCCGCGCGCGCGTCGAGCTCGCGCACGACGGCCGCGTTCACGTCGCGCGCGAGCCGGTAGCGCTTGTGGCGGTGCTGTCGCTCGGCCTCGTCGAGGCCCGTGAGCGCGCGCAGCGCGCGGTCGAGCGGCGGTGCGAGCGCGGCGACGCGCGCCGAGAGCGGCGACGGCCAGTCCCACGGCCACGCGCTGCGATCGTCCCAGACCTCGAACCCCTGGTGGACGTTCGTGTCGGAGTGGAGATAGGCGGTGTTGGCGACGACGCCGATCGTCGCGTAGCCCGCGTCGCGCAGCAGCTCGGCGAGCGTCGTGTTCGCGTCGTCGAGCACGTTCGCCTCGCGCTCGTCGCCCGCGCGCGCGGCGGCGGCCCGCGTGCGGAAGTGCGCGCCGTGCGTCGACGGGTAGCTGCCGGTGAAGAGCGACGCGTGCGCGGGCAGGGTCCAGCTGCTCGTCGAGAACGCGCGCCGCGCGACGCGCGCCTCGCGCGCGAACGCGGCGAGCGCGGGCGTCGCGCCGTCGGGCGCGAGGTCGAGCGCGTCGGCGCGGAACGTGTCGAGCACGATCAGCACGACGTCGGGGCGCGCGAGGCGACTCGTCGCGCTGCGCGCGGGGCCGGGGGCGTTCCCCGCGTCTTGAGTGCGCGCATCGGGAGCGCCCGGAACGGCCGGCGCGCGCGCCGCGGGCTCGCGCGGCATGCGCGGCACGCGCGCGATCCATCGCCACTCGGCGACGCTCGCCGCCGCGAGCAGGGCGAGCACGCCGAGCGCGCCGGCGGCCGCGCCGCGCGGGCCCGCGCGGCGCGCCACCCCGGCCGCCCCCCACGCGACGACGAGCGCGACGGCGAGCCCGAACGCGAGCGCGCCCGCGTGGGCGAGCGCGACCCCCGCGAGCGATCCGGGCGGTCGCGCGGCCGCGTCCGCGTGCGCGAGCGCGAGTGCGGCGGCGGCGAGCGCGAACGCGCTCGTCGGGAAGTCGCCGAGCCACGCGCCGCGCGGCGCACCGCGCGGCATCGCGCGCGCCGTCGTCGCTCGTTCCGTCGCTCGTTTCGTCGCTCGCCGTCGTCGCATCGGCTCGTCGCTCGGTTCGTCGCT
This region of Myxococcota bacterium genomic DNA includes:
- a CDS encoding sulfatase, translated to MSAPPPTPPVPTPPSDAAPAPPRAADRDAPAGHSSDADAPPRRAADGDAPLSFAGAIACALLGALAIAQAQPPFTTGRALAADFDAHFRVALPLVAAEWTYDFAFAALALGAVALAAAARRASAARGRAAVLGAASGLLAGLDLAARAEVAGALGAAGALACAAVGALAVGALARAPAISAPATRPSDAARDGTSDEPSDEPMRRRRATKRATERATTARAMPRGAPRGAWLGDFPTSAFALAAAALALAHADAAARPPGSLAGVALAHAGALAFGLAVALVVAWGAAGVARRAGPRGAAAGALGVLALLAAASVAEWRWIARVPRMPREPAARAPAVPGAPDARTQDAGNAPGPARSATSRLARPDVVLIVLDTFRADALDLAPDGATPALAAFAREARVARRAFSTSSWTLPAHASLFTGSYPSTHGAHFRTRAAAARAGDEREANVLDDANTTLAELLRDAGYATIGVVANTAYLHSDTNVHQGFEVWDDRSAWPWDWPSPLSARVAALAPPLDRALRALTGLDEAERQHRHKRYRLARDVNAAVVRELDARAGDARPLFLFANYMDAHAPYVPQAATRAALGDALDARWLDATDGFGGVDPDGPGGLALMRGERELRDDERRHLEAAYRGEVRDLDAALGALFDALRARGVFDDAWVVVTADHGEMLGEHRLLGHSSELWDEVVRVPLLVRAPRGAQRAPIEGDVQLVDVLPTLANELGLPIPAQVEGLSFAGDAVRATARPIVAEHFEYPAFVAHFGPRFAGDRRAYRTRGAALFAWTRRAPELWARDGAGATTLRLDDDALRDRLEAGLARWVAARRPVAGEAPPAPLGDEERRRLEALGYL
- a CDS encoding crotonase/enoyl-CoA hydratase family protein, whose protein sequence is MPALLTEVEDGVLVVTINRPEKKNAVNAEVLCGLTDAWRRLDADDDLRCAILTGTGKDFCAGMDLGVIARLSSGAPPADEFEQRMKDEPEITMHGWLKTYRPTKPVICAVEGYALAGGTEILQGTDIRVAGKSATFGVTEVQRGLFPMAGSTVRLPRQIPYTVAVEMLVGGDPITADQALAYGLVGHVVKDGKALAKARKIARRIAENGPVAVKAILRSIRETYGLPEAKAFEIEMPIGTKVFASKDAIEGPRAFLEKRKPHFTGE